One genomic region from bacterium encodes:
- a CDS encoding uroporphyrinogen decarboxylase family protein, which produces MNSRERVQSALDFKNPDKIPIDFGGHRSSGISAMAYARLKKALGVTMGDIYVYDMMQQLAIIEEPVLAALEVDTIELGRAFFLESRDWKEWMLPDGTPCKIPAAANLEQRGADWYLLAPDGTPVGVQKPGCDFFEQIYYPLQESDFEHSDFSGIGAASSRSMRAAAPVPGSHLGTDEKGLALLADGAKRLRASTDRAILASFGGKLIEGPQSLYGMENYLMYTALYPKAVLRLSETLCEGYCASLRKWLPAIAPWIDLVGFGDDLGSNHGPLISPDKYRLYYKPFHARMWRLVKELAPHVKILLHCCGGIEPLLEDLIEAGLDAINPVQISARDMQLDGLKRRYGGRLTFWGGGCDTQTILPKGTPDQVRAHVRGQLEIMQGHGGFVFQQVHNIIGRVPVENILAMFETVIRYR; this is translated from the coding sequence CCGGACAAAATCCCGATCGATTTTGGCGGTCACCGTTCGTCCGGCATCTCCGCTATGGCCTATGCCCGGCTTAAAAAGGCCCTGGGCGTCACCATGGGGGATATCTATGTCTATGACATGATGCAGCAGCTGGCCATCATTGAGGAGCCGGTGCTGGCAGCCCTCGAGGTCGATACCATAGAACTCGGCCGTGCCTTCTTTCTGGAATCCCGGGACTGGAAAGAGTGGATGCTGCCGGACGGCACTCCCTGCAAGATACCCGCAGCGGCGAATCTTGAGCAGCGCGGGGCGGACTGGTACCTGCTCGCTCCGGACGGCACACCGGTCGGAGTGCAGAAACCGGGCTGCGATTTTTTTGAGCAGATCTACTATCCCTTGCAGGAGAGCGATTTCGAGCACTCCGACTTTTCCGGGATCGGTGCCGCCTCCAGCCGCAGCATGCGCGCCGCGGCACCGGTGCCGGGCTCCCATCTCGGCACGGATGAGAAGGGACTCGCGCTCCTGGCCGATGGCGCCAAGAGGCTGCGCGCATCGACGGACCGGGCTATCCTGGCCAGCTTCGGCGGCAAGCTCATCGAGGGGCCGCAGTCTCTGTACGGCATGGAAAACTATTTGATGTACACCGCCCTCTATCCGAAGGCGGTCCTGAGGCTATCGGAAACACTCTGTGAGGGCTATTGCGCTTCCCTGCGCAAATGGCTCCCGGCGATTGCGCCCTGGATCGACCTCGTTGGCTTTGGTGATGATCTGGGCTCCAACCATGGCCCGCTGATCAGCCCGGATAAATACCGTTTGTATTACAAGCCTTTTCACGCCCGGATGTGGCGGCTGGTCAAGGAATTGGCGCCGCACGTCAAGATCCTCCTCCACTGCTGTGGGGGCATTGAGCCGCTGCTGGAAGATCTCATCGAAGCCGGTCTCGATGCCATCAATCCCGTCCAGATCAGTGCCCGCGATATGCAACTGGATGGTCTGAAACGCCGATACGGCGGCCGGCTCACGTTCTGGGGTGGCGGCTGCGACACGCAAACCATTCTGCCCAAGGGGACACCGGATCAGGTGCGCGCCCATGTCCGCGGCCAGCTCGAAATCATGCAGGGCCACGGCGGCTTTGTCTTTCAGCAGGTCCATAACATCATCGGCCGGGTTCCGGTCGAGAATATCCTGGCGATGTTCGAGACCGTTATCCGCTATCGCTGA
- a CDS encoding aldo/keto reductase: MPKRELGRTGEKLSILGFGGILVMDEEQRTANEMVARAFDHGITYFDVAPSYGNAEERLGPALAPCRSRCFLACKTMMRTAAEARNELEHSLKTLQTDHFDLYQLHALTTDADIETAFGPGGAMETFLKAREEGKVRFLGFSAHSESAALAAMERFAFDTILFPVNFVNWFAGHFGPRVLPVAREKKMGILALKGLAHRAKKEGETSRYRKSWYHPIPAEEEEMARLALNWTYGQGVTAAIPPGEPALWDRAFRIAANPRPLSADELHRLEELARGVEPVFHA, translated from the coding sequence ATGCCGAAACGCGAGCTCGGCCGCACCGGTGAAAAGCTCTCGATCCTGGGATTCGGCGGAATCCTGGTGATGGATGAAGAGCAGCGCACCGCCAATGAGATGGTAGCGCGGGCCTTCGATCACGGCATTACCTATTTCGATGTCGCGCCCAGCTATGGCAACGCCGAAGAACGGCTGGGTCCTGCCCTGGCGCCCTGCCGCAGCCGCTGTTTTCTCGCCTGCAAGACCATGATGCGCACAGCGGCTGAAGCCCGGAACGAGCTGGAACACTCGCTCAAGACTCTACAGACGGATCACTTTGACCTCTATCAGCTGCACGCCTTGACCACCGATGCGGATATTGAGACTGCCTTTGGACCGGGCGGGGCCATGGAGACTTTTCTCAAGGCCCGGGAGGAGGGCAAGGTCCGCTTTCTCGGATTCTCCGCGCATTCCGAGAGCGCGGCACTGGCGGCCATGGAACGCTTCGCGTTTGACACCATTCTCTTCCCCGTCAATTTCGTCAACTGGTTTGCAGGGCATTTTGGGCCGCGTGTGCTGCCGGTCGCCCGCGAAAAAAAGATGGGCATCCTGGCCCTGAAGGGCCTGGCGCATCGGGCCAAAAAGGAGGGGGAGACCAGCCGCTATCGCAAGAGCTGGTATCACCCGATCCCTGCAGAAGAGGAAGAGATGGCGCGGCTGGCGCTCAATTGGACCTATGGTCAGGGGGTCACGGCCGCCATCCCGCCCGGCGAGCCGGCCCTGTGGGACCGCGCTTTCCGCATCGCTGCGAACCCGCGCCCGCTGAGCGCAGATGAGCTGCACCGGCTGGAGGAGCTGGCCAGGGGAGTGGAGCCGGTCTTTCACGCTTGA
- a CDS encoding glycoside hydrolase family 31 protein yields MNRKRKACTPSIWLLLLISALWLSTAYAQQEMLCIDVGIDTYWWAGVINQGYRMPLTAPWQADLNSNYGNQVQPLMLSSKGEVIWSDHPFKIDFSRGQLKIAGPVEYSKGHGTLQGAYRYASQRYFPPSGEMPDSLLFRRPQYNTWIELMYNQNQKDILVYAENILAHGFPPGVLMIDDNWQEDYGKWNFHPGRFPEPEKMIEQLHAMGFKVMVWVCPFVSPDCDVYRDLEDKKYLVTNGSGEPAIVRWWNGASALLDLTHPRAFEWFKSQLDRLMKVYGVDGFKLDAGDFEYYQGVHAYKTDARPEEHSELFGRIGLAYPLNEYRAMWKMGGQPLAERLRDKQHGFGDLQLLIPNMLTAGLMGYYFSCPDMIGGGEFTSFLDDAILDQESIVRSAQCHALMPMMQFSVAPWRVLDERHFAAVQKAVATRERFSGYILELAIQAVATGEPIMRPLEYAYPGQGYATITDQFLLGDRLLVAPVLNKGALSRMVVIPRGRWKSFNGKIISGPKRLAVQAGLDDLPYFERLK; encoded by the coding sequence ATGAATAGAAAACGAAAGGCCTGCACACCGTCGATTTGGCTTCTCCTCCTGATCTCTGCCCTATGGCTGTCTACAGCCTACGCCCAGCAGGAGATGCTTTGCATTGACGTGGGAATCGATACCTACTGGTGGGCCGGCGTGATCAATCAAGGCTACCGAATGCCGCTGACCGCGCCTTGGCAGGCGGATCTGAACAGCAACTACGGCAACCAGGTGCAGCCGCTGATGCTTTCCAGTAAGGGCGAGGTGATCTGGTCCGACCACCCCTTCAAGATCGATTTTTCCCGGGGCCAACTGAAAATAGCAGGCCCGGTCGAGTACTCCAAAGGGCATGGCACCCTCCAGGGGGCTTACCGCTATGCCAGCCAGAGATATTTTCCGCCTTCCGGCGAGATGCCCGACTCGCTCCTGTTCAGACGGCCCCAATACAATACCTGGATCGAACTGATGTACAATCAAAACCAGAAGGATATCCTCGTCTATGCGGAGAACATCCTCGCCCACGGCTTTCCACCGGGTGTGCTGATGATCGATGACAACTGGCAAGAGGATTATGGTAAGTGGAATTTCCACCCGGGCCGTTTCCCCGAGCCCGAAAAGATGATCGAGCAATTGCATGCAATGGGCTTCAAGGTGATGGTCTGGGTCTGCCCCTTTGTCAGCCCCGACTGCGATGTCTACAGGGATCTCGAAGACAAAAAGTATCTCGTCACGAATGGAAGCGGAGAGCCGGCGATCGTGCGCTGGTGGAACGGGGCCAGTGCCCTGCTGGATCTGACTCATCCGCGGGCCTTTGAATGGTTCAAGTCACAACTGGACCGGCTGATGAAGGTGTATGGGGTCGACGGGTTCAAACTCGACGCCGGGGATTTCGAGTACTATCAGGGTGTGCATGCCTATAAAACGGATGCCCGGCCGGAGGAGCACTCGGAGCTGTTCGGCAGGATCGGCCTGGCTTACCCCCTGAATGAATACCGGGCCATGTGGAAGATGGGCGGCCAGCCGCTGGCGGAGCGGCTCCGGGACAAGCAGCATGGTTTTGGCGATCTGCAGCTCTTGATCCCGAACATGCTGACCGCCGGATTGATGGGCTATTATTTTTCCTGCCCGGATATGATCGGCGGCGGTGAATTCACCTCCTTTCTGGATGATGCCATTCTGGATCAGGAATCGATCGTCCGTTCAGCACAATGCCATGCGTTGATGCCGATGATGCAATTCTCGGTGGCCCCCTGGCGGGTTCTGGATGAGCGGCATTTCGCCGCGGTCCAAAAAGCGGTGGCGACCCGGGAACGATTCAGCGGGTATATTCTGGAATTGGCCATCCAGGCGGTCGCAACCGGCGAGCCGATCATGAGACCCCTCGAATATGCCTATCCCGGCCAGGGCTATGCAACGATCACCGACCAGTTCCTGCTCGGCGATCGGCTGCTGGTGGCGCCGGTTTTAAACAAAGGAGCCTTGAGCAGAATGGTGGTGATCCCCAGGGGACGCTGGAAGAGCTTCAACGGCAAGATCATTTCCGGGCCGAAGCGCCTGGCAGTCCAGGCCGGACTGGATGATCTGCCATATTTCGAACGGTTAAAATAG
- a CDS encoding sigma 54-interacting transcriptional regulator: MLHSTEFRMQAIREQLEQIAPGNEKLLRRLNLVQLDLLLTHLFEIDYDPSRYLKRFCVLLAEQIELAQASLLISRQPYAKRQLHYFQSKGSKPGLAVDAILHQCNHRRKSPLMLKLQPGDDRACGLEGPVQYLLIVPVASGERIDSRLGHLLFWFNCGKRFTDYDRIIKRFARLLAESIIRQRLNKVREQLAAANRFESNQIKKVIQKSLTALQAAMGCDYSVALVLKRAITDLNNDPARAGVQNYEVVTEYLKGKARLAKRRSKATGLWIEESEGLLALALAQWREDSKKAKKGLTFHQVKPGSNEYLCLETGERGFSLRGCEDEVHEQSLHYMPLVHEGNLIGYIKASYRSKTRLTELDRIILSDFADFLAERIHNSFIYSLTVEQTRFLQTIKSMFEGADRMEARNFADLGQFLLDLTQMIAETTQIDTVAIGYLTKDVDGEKVLRFPHPRGWDEKASLQFRELPVTEGLAGLAVRTKRNVFLAPVEEPQNSSDPEPTVYVDETRSRFVDVRKHPSYLNHAGYRKLSSYYIKVREEKVYANYIFVIEFKNIVLGVIDVEVAQNNWDRFMGIGYLHFFRTLASMLALLFFRVRLAEEHTRMVQAVKWLSDAVYMSPTSVVRTILAMLQSIYGVEKAKIIPGDLFKEPIEIDILEGGVEKYAHLFLGYTAEEMERFAVPGDRIDAENLFLLEFKNHLLHTNDFFMYIPDIEEYQPHYYDRRVVEKFERFRSRPRFYSYLAILLGDKSRSLGVLELVSQKVNAFDELLIDQSFVETWTSQISMALRYALLEEKREGSMEASPRAERAPVILRTGKVVPWLAADALERGCDLVGTGPAMAKLRALIEAAALTSSVPILIQGESGTGKDLVAKAIHRRSGWAQDRFITQDCGAFSRELIEDALFGHVRGAFTSATEERKGLFECAHGGTLFLDEISNMSLELQSKFLRVLEDARITPLGSSKSIHVQVQILAATNADLEEKIRLKEFRQDLYYRLAAITIATIPLRRMIEEEPANLLMLISHFAASGLIPASFTGISRNSLEALLAFDFPGNVRQLRNLISNAAFSARDQSILEIPQEALASDPKIQADKDRPHTLKEVEDFIHKYQRIGRFEHTPEAVVSKIQSALRSSADDLEKISSFIDAFGTIDVPLAGLLAGVGPTWARRLLKERLRLKLHPRISLYFRELP; the protein is encoded by the coding sequence ATGCTCCATTCCACAGAATTTCGCATGCAAGCGATCCGGGAGCAACTTGAGCAGATTGCGCCTGGCAATGAAAAGCTGCTGCGCCGGCTCAATCTTGTACAGCTGGACCTCCTGCTGACCCATCTCTTTGAAATCGATTACGATCCCTCGCGCTATCTTAAAAGATTCTGCGTCCTGCTGGCTGAACAGATTGAACTCGCCCAGGCCTCCCTTCTGATATCCCGGCAGCCCTACGCCAAACGGCAGCTCCATTATTTTCAGTCCAAGGGCAGCAAACCCGGGCTGGCCGTTGATGCCATTCTCCACCAGTGCAACCACCGTCGGAAATCGCCGCTTATGCTGAAGCTGCAACCGGGGGATGATAGGGCCTGCGGCCTGGAAGGCCCGGTGCAGTATCTCCTGATCGTCCCCGTAGCCTCCGGAGAGAGAATCGATTCTCGGCTCGGCCACCTCCTCTTCTGGTTCAACTGCGGCAAGCGCTTCACCGATTATGACCGGATCATCAAGCGCTTCGCTCGTCTGCTCGCCGAATCCATCATCCGGCAGAGGTTGAACAAGGTGCGCGAACAGCTGGCGGCCGCCAACCGATTTGAAAGCAATCAGATTAAAAAGGTCATTCAGAAATCCCTGACCGCGCTGCAGGCCGCCATGGGGTGCGATTACTCGGTGGCTTTGGTGTTGAAACGCGCTATCACCGATCTCAATAACGATCCGGCGCGCGCCGGGGTTCAGAATTACGAGGTGGTGACCGAGTATCTCAAGGGCAAGGCGCGGCTCGCCAAACGTCGCAGCAAGGCAACCGGTCTATGGATCGAGGAGAGCGAGGGCTTGCTCGCCCTGGCGCTCGCGCAGTGGCGGGAGGATTCAAAAAAAGCCAAGAAGGGACTGACCTTCCATCAGGTCAAGCCTGGCAGTAACGAGTATCTCTGCCTGGAGACCGGAGAACGCGGATTCAGCCTGCGCGGCTGCGAGGATGAGGTGCACGAACAGTCTCTCCACTATATGCCGCTGGTGCATGAGGGCAATCTGATCGGATATATCAAGGCCTCCTACCGTAGCAAAACCCGCCTGACCGAACTGGACCGGATCATCCTCAGCGATTTTGCTGATTTTCTGGCCGAGCGCATTCACAATTCCTTCATCTATTCGTTGACCGTTGAACAAACCCGCTTCCTGCAAACGATCAAATCGATGTTCGAGGGCGCTGATCGCATGGAGGCCCGGAATTTTGCCGACCTCGGACAGTTTCTCCTCGATCTGACCCAGATGATCGCCGAGACCACCCAGATCGACACGGTGGCAATCGGCTATCTGACCAAGGACGTCGATGGCGAAAAGGTGCTGCGCTTTCCGCATCCGCGCGGCTGGGATGAGAAGGCGAGCCTGCAATTCAGGGAACTGCCGGTGACCGAAGGCCTCGCCGGTCTTGCTGTGCGCACCAAAAGGAATGTTTTTCTCGCCCCGGTGGAGGAGCCCCAGAATTCCTCCGATCCCGAGCCGACGGTTTATGTGGATGAAACCCGCTCCCGCTTCGTCGATGTTCGCAAGCATCCCAGTTACCTGAATCATGCCGGCTACCGCAAACTCTCCAGCTATTACATCAAGGTGCGCGAGGAGAAAGTCTACGCCAACTATATCTTCGTCATCGAATTTAAAAACATCGTGCTCGGGGTCATCGATGTCGAGGTCGCCCAGAACAACTGGGACCGCTTCATGGGGATCGGCTACCTCCATTTTTTCCGGACCCTGGCCAGCATGCTGGCGCTGCTCTTTTTCCGCGTCCGTCTCGCCGAAGAGCACACTCGCATGGTGCAAGCGGTCAAGTGGCTGAGCGATGCGGTTTACATGTCGCCGACCTCGGTCGTCCGGACGATTCTCGCTATGCTGCAATCCATATACGGAGTCGAGAAGGCCAAGATCATCCCCGGCGATCTCTTCAAGGAGCCGATCGAAATCGACATCCTCGAAGGCGGTGTCGAAAAGTACGCTCATCTATTTCTCGGATATACCGCGGAAGAAATGGAGCGTTTCGCGGTCCCGGGCGACCGTATCGATGCAGAGAATCTTTTTTTACTGGAGTTCAAAAACCATTTGCTACATACCAACGATTTCTTCATGTACATCCCGGATATTGAAGAGTATCAGCCGCACTATTATGATCGCAGGGTGGTGGAGAAATTCGAGCGCTTTCGCAGCCGGCCGCGCTTTTACAGCTACCTCGCCATCTTGCTCGGGGATAAAAGCCGCAGTCTGGGGGTGCTGGAACTGGTATCGCAAAAGGTGAATGCCTTTGACGAACTGCTGATCGACCAGAGTTTTGTCGAGACCTGGACGTCGCAAATCAGCATGGCGCTGCGCTACGCCCTATTGGAAGAGAAACGCGAGGGCAGCATGGAAGCCAGTCCACGGGCGGAACGAGCGCCGGTCATCCTCCGGACGGGCAAGGTCGTGCCCTGGCTTGCGGCCGATGCACTCGAGCGCGGCTGCGACCTTGTAGGTACCGGGCCGGCCATGGCCAAACTTCGCGCCTTGATTGAAGCGGCAGCATTGACCTCATCGGTTCCCATCCTCATTCAGGGGGAGAGCGGGACGGGCAAGGATCTGGTCGCCAAAGCTATCCACCGCCGTAGCGGCTGGGCCCAGGATCGTTTTATCACCCAGGATTGCGGCGCCTTCAGCCGCGAACTGATCGAGGATGCCCTCTTTGGGCACGTGCGCGGAGCTTTCACCAGCGCAACGGAAGAACGCAAGGGGTTGTTCGAGTGCGCCCATGGCGGCACCCTCTTTCTCGATGAAATTTCAAACATGTCGCTCGAGCTGCAGTCCAAATTTTTGCGCGTGCTCGAAGATGCCCGCATCACCCCCCTCGGCAGCAGCAAGTCCATCCACGTGCAGGTGCAGATCCTGGCTGCGACCAATGCCGATCTGGAAGAGAAGATCCGCCTCAAGGAATTCCGCCAGGATCTCTACTACCGGCTGGCGGCGATCACCATCGCCACCATTCCCCTGCGGCGGATGATCGAGGAAGAGCCCGCGAATCTCCTCATGCTGATCAGTCATTTCGCGGCCTCGGGATTGATACCCGCCTCCTTTACCGGGATCAGCAGGAATTCGCTGGAGGCGCTGCTGGCGTTCGATTTCCCTGGCAATGTCCGCCAGCTACGCAATTTGATCAGCAATGCCGCTTTTTCGGCGCGAGACCAGTCCATACTCGAAATTCCGCAGGAGGCCCTCGCTTCCGATCCCAAAATCCAGGCCGACAAGGATCGCCCGCATACTCTCAAAGAGGTCGAGGATTTCATCCATAAATATCAGCGTATCGGCCGCTTTGAGCATACCCCCGAAGCGGTGGTGTCCAAGATCCAGAGCGCCCTGCGTTCCAGCGCGGATGACCTGGAGAAGATCAGCAGCTTCATCGATGCGTTTGGCACCATTGACGTGCCGCTGGCCGGTCTGCTCGCCGGCGTCGGTCCCACCTGGGCACGGCGACTCCTGAAAGAGCGACTCCGGCTCAAACTGCATCCCAGAATTTCCCTCTATTTCCGCGAACTGCCCTGA